A region from the Deltaproteobacteria bacterium genome encodes:
- a CDS encoding TetR/AcrR family transcriptional regulator, giving the protein MTHPIDRRSRKRQERTQLILATAQTILLNEGLEAVTVHRIARELDLTVGALYRYFPSKQAMLTALGEDIVRSVTSSLGQIADIYEASVQDSQAASPLTPVLVISRAFIEMAESSPARYRMVDLMLVDPRSMVPEEDRPMVLHTLFEMLGRVEQLLKQSTAEHLISAGQPRERTIVLWSALLGINSMLKMRRLYPEQVPAKNLGEDTITALFVAWGCDASVFKNHFNEATAFLENLKTESNSTHEGDLLWRSLS; this is encoded by the coding sequence ATGACTCACCCAATAGACCGGCGAAGCCGCAAGAGACAAGAGCGCACACAGCTTATTCTCGCCACGGCACAAACCATTCTCCTCAATGAAGGGCTGGAGGCCGTCACGGTCCACCGTATTGCTCGGGAGCTGGATCTCACGGTTGGAGCACTTTACCGCTACTTTCCGTCCAAGCAGGCCATGCTGACCGCCTTAGGGGAAGATATCGTTCGCAGTGTCACATCGTCGCTGGGCCAAATCGCCGACATTTACGAGGCAAGTGTTCAAGACTCTCAGGCTGCCTCACCCCTCACTCCCGTGTTGGTTATTTCACGCGCCTTTATAGAAATGGCAGAGAGCTCACCAGCGCGATACCGCATGGTCGACCTCATGCTCGTCGATCCACGAAGCATGGTTCCCGAAGAGGACCGCCCAATGGTCCTTCACACTCTTTTTGAAATGCTTGGCCGAGTGGAACAACTCCTTAAACAGTCCACTGCGGAGCATCTCATTTCGGCGGGCCAGCCCCGCGAACGCACCATCGTACTTTGGAGTGCACTTCTCGGCATCAACTCCATGTTGAAAATGCGCAGACTCTACCCTGAACAAGTACCAGCAAAAAACCTCGGGGAAGATACCATCACCGCACTCTTCGTTGCCTGGGGCTGCGATGCCTCCGTATTTAAAAATCATTTCAACGAAGCAACCGCATTTTTAGAAAACCTAAAAACCGAATCAAACTCTACCCATGAAGGAGATCTCTTATGGCGCTCACTATCTTAA
- a CDS encoding sterol desaturase family protein, whose translation MALTILIAFSLGLLTWTFTEYAMHNWVGHKAKGKNAFSKEHLKHHRLGNYFTPWAGKTLRTVVVLSKIFAITLFIFGTVIAAAFTIGFAVGYAWYEYLHWSLHVNPPRHSYGRWARRHHFHHHFENPKMNHGVTTPLWDIIFGTHQAPATIRVPKKIVMPWLIDPVSRTVYGEYVADFKLR comes from the coding sequence ATGGCGCTCACTATCTTAATCGCTTTCTCGTTGGGCCTGCTCACCTGGACTTTCACTGAATACGCAATGCACAACTGGGTTGGCCATAAAGCCAAGGGTAAGAATGCATTCTCCAAAGAGCATCTCAAGCATCACCGACTCGGCAACTATTTTACACCTTGGGCCGGCAAAACCTTGAGAACCGTTGTTGTCCTCTCAAAAATCTTTGCAATCACCCTCTTTATATTTGGGACAGTAATTGCTGCAGCATTCACGATTGGGTTTGCGGTCGGATATGCATGGTACGAATATTTACACTGGAGCCTGCACGTCAACCCGCCTCGCCACAGCTATGGGAGATGGGCGCGTCGCCACCATTTCCACCACCACTTTGAAAATCCCAAAATGAATCACGGCGTAACCACGCCGCTTTGGGATATCATTTTCGGAACCCATCAAGCACCAGCAACCATTCGGGTTCCAAAGAAAATAGTGATGCCATGGCTTATCGATCCGGTTAGCCGAACCGTCTACGGAGAGTACGTCGCAGATTTTAAATTACGTTGA
- a CDS encoding AAA family ATPase, whose translation MMLDQCTACEMNIRHNARFCHACGVPVWPLRICESCSLPTPARGSFCDQCGCGFDNSEHASDVVPVASVQQIVRPGDSGIHLVRNDEGVAADGGVQGQAARDFISPTKNNQISKLPIGSEKASEKRVVTMLFADISGFTELSERLEPDEVSDIMNTVFDAMTDVVVKNGGTIDKYIGDCLMALFGAPRSYGDDAERAVRSALELQCEVGKLSKRFEKEIGSKLEIRVGLNTGMVVAGFVGGQGHRDYTVMGDAVNLASRLESACERGRVLVASNTQRSILNSYVTEDAGTFDVKGKSKPVQAFYVVREREMKIADMADFFEGQAVPFLGRDGELDLLLDSLETVASVSTAHLVKVAGTLGSGKSRMVTEFSRVASERHGARIVYGRCTRSVNLFMAPIRQGLESYLETQFESVGNGIHTLLGSSSLAVAGPETISGAGLELLDNFFAGNDVFHESGNATNLTRKALFRALTHLFKAIAEDTVCVLVVADAHLADESMQEFVRYLLGDQGDKARTLVCWEMQTNTENQESARLLFEGSKVGLLEMIPLEDVFITRMVQEILSPAGEVPAWVAEWIVGQAEGRPLYVLEHLRSLQALGLLAIDAELGTWAIVSEKPEDMVLPPTIHGALQAELDAMSPVQRILLQRAAVVGRVFWDRLMVQVCADLIAEYKIQRALQSLRVAGVLHRRGSSVLEGAVEYRFQSEIFQQVCYDSLVQRERKRIHESVGHSLSLVNMNIEQALLGRHYKLGDKPDCAVTCFLLGAESRLDEYSLQEAMDLLDEIQDILDVYSGESIGRIAERSKRVRYYKARARVCYHQGELDESMAAIDCGFQLLQLPEKRDGEQESELEKFAAELHKVRGDVYRTRGAPEQAIVAYREAYSRFSDAGSAPCTRIDIQGSIAWALREMEQEDEALKISRSIISQYEGLEIEGSSMAEALARHYDTIGTISLGKKELDTAQTMYQKAKELREVGSKVELLAHSDGNLACVAALTGDWLKASVVFGRVVHLWTRLGDARMMSIGQLNQVECFIELFEKSGGSDKQDYKVSAHTTLSAVKAHMDHYGISEFDQNYEGLVGRLKVKST comes from the coding sequence CGTCAGACCCGGGGACTCTGGGATTCATCTGGTTAGAAATGACGAGGGTGTAGCGGCAGATGGCGGCGTTCAGGGCCAAGCGGCTCGGGACTTCATTTCCCCAACTAAGAATAACCAAATTTCTAAATTACCGATTGGGAGCGAAAAAGCATCTGAGAAGCGGGTTGTTACCATGTTGTTTGCCGACATCTCTGGTTTCACAGAATTGTCAGAACGACTTGAGCCTGACGAAGTAAGCGACATCATGAATACCGTCTTTGACGCCATGACTGATGTTGTTGTGAAAAACGGCGGAACCATCGACAAATACATCGGTGATTGTTTGATGGCTCTTTTCGGAGCACCCCGTTCTTACGGAGATGATGCTGAAAGGGCTGTTCGGTCTGCTTTGGAGCTCCAGTGTGAAGTGGGTAAGTTGTCGAAGCGGTTTGAAAAGGAAATAGGCAGCAAGCTAGAGATTCGCGTTGGGCTCAATACCGGTATGGTGGTGGCTGGTTTTGTGGGAGGCCAAGGGCATCGCGATTATACGGTGATGGGAGATGCGGTTAATCTTGCGAGTCGCCTGGAGTCGGCATGTGAGCGCGGCCGAGTTCTTGTGGCATCCAATACGCAGCGCTCTATATTGAACTCTTATGTGACAGAGGACGCAGGTACCTTCGATGTGAAGGGCAAGTCGAAACCTGTTCAAGCATTTTATGTGGTTCGAGAACGTGAAATGAAAATCGCCGATATGGCTGATTTTTTCGAGGGCCAGGCTGTACCGTTTTTGGGACGCGATGGCGAACTCGATCTATTGCTGGATTCTCTAGAAACTGTAGCCAGTGTTTCAACAGCTCATCTTGTGAAGGTTGCGGGTACTCTTGGCTCAGGAAAGAGCCGGATGGTTACCGAATTCTCACGGGTAGCATCGGAGCGTCACGGCGCAAGGATTGTGTATGGTCGGTGCACGCGCAGCGTTAATCTTTTTATGGCCCCGATTCGTCAGGGTTTGGAAAGTTATCTGGAAACTCAGTTTGAGTCAGTCGGCAATGGTATCCACACATTACTTGGCTCATCATCCTTAGCGGTGGCCGGCCCTGAAACGATCAGTGGCGCCGGCTTGGAACTTTTGGACAACTTTTTCGCTGGTAACGATGTCTTCCATGAGAGCGGCAATGCGACCAACTTGACCCGCAAGGCTTTGTTTAGGGCGTTGACGCATCTCTTCAAGGCTATAGCAGAGGACACTGTGTGTGTGTTGGTGGTGGCGGATGCTCATCTAGCCGACGAGTCTATGCAAGAATTTGTAAGATACCTCCTTGGAGATCAGGGAGATAAAGCCCGTACCCTTGTGTGCTGGGAAATGCAGACGAACACTGAAAATCAAGAATCAGCAAGGTTACTCTTTGAGGGCTCAAAGGTCGGTTTATTGGAAATGATACCGCTGGAAGATGTTTTCATTACGAGAATGGTTCAAGAAATCCTCTCGCCAGCGGGAGAGGTTCCTGCTTGGGTTGCGGAGTGGATCGTTGGCCAAGCTGAGGGCCGGCCGCTCTATGTTCTAGAGCATCTACGCTCTCTTCAGGCTCTGGGACTGCTTGCTATCGATGCTGAACTAGGCACCTGGGCAATCGTATCAGAGAAACCAGAAGATATGGTTCTACCCCCAACGATCCATGGCGCTCTTCAGGCAGAGTTGGATGCAATGAGCCCTGTTCAGCGAATCTTATTGCAAAGAGCTGCGGTGGTAGGCCGAGTTTTTTGGGACAGGTTGATGGTTCAGGTTTGCGCAGATCTCATCGCTGAATACAAAATCCAGCGGGCCTTACAGTCGCTGCGGGTAGCGGGGGTGCTTCACCGCCGCGGCTCATCGGTGCTCGAAGGAGCCGTGGAGTACCGTTTTCAAAGTGAGATTTTTCAACAGGTCTGTTATGACTCATTGGTTCAACGAGAGCGTAAACGGATTCATGAATCGGTGGGTCACTCGCTCAGCCTGGTTAATATGAATATTGAGCAAGCTCTACTTGGGCGCCACTATAAATTAGGAGACAAACCTGATTGTGCAGTGACTTGTTTTTTATTGGGAGCTGAGAGTCGTCTTGATGAATATTCTCTTCAAGAGGCAATGGATCTATTAGACGAGATTCAAGATATATTGGATGTTTATTCCGGGGAGAGTATTGGGCGTATTGCTGAGCGTTCGAAACGTGTTCGGTATTATAAGGCAAGGGCACGGGTTTGTTATCATCAAGGTGAGCTTGATGAGTCGATGGCTGCCATAGATTGTGGTTTTCAGCTGCTTCAATTGCCCGAGAAGCGAGATGGGGAACAAGAGTCGGAACTTGAAAAGTTTGCTGCAGAGCTACACAAAGTGCGAGGCGACGTTTATCGTACACGAGGCGCGCCTGAACAGGCGATTGTAGCTTACCGGGAAGCATATTCTCGGTTTTCCGATGCAGGATCTGCACCATGCACTCGGATTGATATTCAGGGGTCGATTGCTTGGGCGCTTCGAGAAATGGAGCAGGAAGACGAGGCATTGAAAATATCGAGGTCCATCATTTCTCAATACGAGGGCTTAGAGATTGAGGGCTCATCGATGGCTGAGGCATTGGCGCGCCACTACGATACCATCGGAACGATTAGTCTCGGGAAAAAAGAACTCGATACCGCGCAGACGATGTATCAAAAGGCGAAAGAGTTACGAGAAGTTGGCTCTAAAGTTGAATTACTCGCTCATTCAGATGGGAATCTTGCATGTGTAGCGGCACTGACGGGAGATTGGCTCAAGGCATCTGTGGTCTTTGGAAGAGTGGTTCATCTCTGGACGAGATTGGGGGACGCCCGGATGATGAGCATTGGTCAACTTAATCAAGTCGAGTGCTTTATTGAACTCTTTGAGAAAAGCGGTGGTTCGGATAAGCAGGACTACAAGGTTTCCGCTCACACCACTTTAAGCGCGGTCAAGGCTCACATGGACCACTATGGTATCAGTGAGTTTGACCAAAACTACGAAGGCCTTGTGGGTCGCCTTAAAGTAAAATCAACGTAA